One part of the Treponema sp. OMZ 787 genome encodes these proteins:
- a CDS encoding DNA-binding domain-containing protein — protein MLKYCLRENLLTPAPDDYMAQVQDVRSYTLDEIIDLMMQKGSTLTKADTKAALQVYAEVVCTLIKDGAALNTPLLNTSLSISGTFNGAADSFDKKRHTVHLNLSAGTLLKEAVGKIKCEKVEAADTNPYITEVTDIVSGKVNEVLTAGGVVQLVGSRLKFDPKDTAQGIFFVPETGEAVRAAVIAENKPARLMAIIPADLPAGSWYIEVKTKYANATKQLKTLKSGRFGKALTRSS, from the coding sequence ATGTTAAAATATTGTTTACGAGAAAACTTACTCACCCCTGCGCCGGATGATTACATGGCGCAGGTGCAGGATGTGCGCTCGTACACCCTTGACGAAATCATTGACCTTATGATGCAAAAAGGTTCAACACTCACCAAGGCTGACACAAAGGCGGCCTTGCAAGTGTACGCAGAGGTGGTATGCACCCTTATAAAAGACGGTGCTGCGCTCAACACGCCCTTACTTAACACCTCTCTAAGCATATCGGGCACCTTTAACGGGGCAGCCGACAGCTTCGACAAAAAACGGCACACCGTGCACTTAAACCTTTCGGCAGGCACCCTGCTTAAAGAAGCCGTAGGTAAAATCAAGTGCGAAAAGGTCGAAGCCGCCGACACCAACCCCTACATTACCGAAGTTACCGACATCGTATCGGGCAAGGTAAACGAAGTACTGACCGCAGGCGGCGTTGTCCAACTGGTAGGTTCCCGGCTCAAGTTTGACCCGAAAGATACGGCTCAAGGCATCTTCTTCGTCCCCGAAACGGGAGAAGCCGTCCGAGCTGCCGTCATCGCCGAAAACAAACCCGCCCGCCTCATGGCAATAATCCCTGCGGACTTGCCGGCAGGCAGCTGGTACATCGAGGTAAAAACGAAGTATGCCAACGCTACAAAACAGCTTAAAACGCTAAAATCAGGCAGATTCGGCAAAGCTCTTACCCGAAGTTCATAG
- a CDS encoding lyase family protein encodes METRSIFKNISPIDHRYSLPQGGLYDELSVFLSEEAGIVYCAMAEMALVKAHLKIAEEKKSSLLPKLSIELEKTLDDIALNIDPSEVYEEEHKTQHNIRALVNVLKKKVPEVTAPLVHLGATSADILDTAFSMRIRDAVVKVIIPLLKKTEILLCDIAEREAETPQVGRTHGQHAVPITFGYAVSEYVARLGKSILRLEELVKDLRGKFAGAVGSYNAASLIVSDPMKFEKIYLDYLGLKPSEYSHQLVEPEYMLRLLLEANIAFGIIANLADDLRNLQRTEIGEVFEHFSATQVGSSTMPQKRNPWNSEHVKSLWKTFSPRVMSFYMDQISEHQRDLSNSASQRFIADYLTGLALAFNRMNSILNGLQADRENMLKNLLQGGGKVRGGVMAEPAYILLAECGVSDAHEVIRKITLAAENQKLSFYEALKTEEKVFALVTERLKELNFDKPEEFFANPERYRGLANVKAKALAEKYKSLM; translated from the coding sequence ATGGAAACAAGAAGTATTTTTAAAAACATCTCGCCGATAGATCACCGCTATTCCCTTCCGCAAGGGGGGCTTTATGATGAGCTTTCGGTTTTTTTATCGGAAGAAGCCGGCATCGTTTATTGCGCCATGGCCGAAATGGCCCTTGTAAAGGCCCATCTTAAAATTGCAGAAGAAAAGAAAAGCTCTTTACTTCCAAAATTGAGCATCGAGTTAGAAAAAACCTTGGATGATATTGCCTTAAATATCGACCCTTCCGAAGTTTATGAAGAAGAACATAAAACCCAGCACAATATAAGGGCCTTGGTGAATGTCCTAAAGAAAAAGGTGCCCGAAGTAACGGCTCCCTTGGTTCACCTAGGAGCCACGAGTGCCGACATCCTTGACACGGCTTTTTCCATGAGGATAAGGGATGCCGTCGTAAAGGTGATAATTCCCCTTTTAAAGAAAACAGAAATCTTACTTTGCGATATTGCCGAAAGAGAGGCTGAAACCCCTCAGGTGGGGCGAACCCACGGTCAGCACGCCGTTCCGATTACCTTTGGGTATGCAGTTTCCGAATATGTAGCCCGCTTAGGTAAGTCTATTTTAAGGCTGGAAGAGCTTGTAAAGGATTTACGGGGAAAATTTGCAGGAGCTGTCGGCTCTTATAATGCGGCGTCTTTAATAGTTTCCGACCCGATGAAATTCGAAAAAATATATCTTGATTACCTCGGCTTAAAGCCTTCCGAATATTCGCATCAGCTGGTTGAACCCGAATACATGCTCCGCCTCCTTCTTGAAGCAAATATTGCCTTCGGCATAATTGCAAACCTTGCAGACGATTTACGCAATCTGCAAAGAACCGAGATAGGGGAGGTTTTTGAACACTTTAGTGCAACTCAGGTAGGTTCTTCGACCATGCCTCAAAAGCGGAACCCGTGGAACTCCGAACACGTAAAAAGCTTGTGGAAGACCTTTTCGCCAAGAGTGATGAGTTTTTATATGGATCAAATCTCGGAGCATCAAAGAGACCTGTCCAATTCTGCAAGCCAGAGGTTTATAGCCGATTATTTGACAGGGCTTGCCTTGGCCTTTAACCGCATGAATTCCATTTTAAATGGGCTACAGGCCGATAGGGAAAATATGCTTAAAAACCTTTTACAGGGCGGAGGAAAGGTGAGGGGAGGCGTTATGGCCGAGCCAGCCTACATTCTTTTGGCAGAATGCGGCGTTTCCGATGCCCACGAGGTAATACGCAAAATTACCCTTGCTGCCGAAAATCAAAAGCTAAGTTTTTATGAGGCCTTAAAAACCGAAGAAAAGGTCTTTGCTCTTGTTACGGAAAGATTAAAAGAACTTAACTTTGATAAGCCCGAAGAGTTTTTTGCAAACCCCGAACGCTACCGAGGCCTTGCAAACGTAAAGGCAAAAGCCTTGGCCGAAAAGTACAAGAGCCTAATGTAA
- a CDS encoding CapA family protein, with the protein MKKNLKFYYFLFASAVILFSCASMSKDIPNTESTVSEIILSFSGDIMAHDVNFNMKNYNRIYEDIRDILLNDDLTFGNIETPVCDEKPLSSFPFFNVHSDYLRAAIDGGFDVFSFANNHTNDQGIKGIDGTIKSFNSLKEEYKNKELFSSGLKNKEGEDFKPVLIEKKDWKILFLSVTEHINSHDKSKNRLYYSAPSKTGRKKLISAIKKMKEENPCDIFILSLHLSEEEYGLKVLESKKTWFKALADAGVDIVWAHHPHVLQDWEFTDTESNKKAFFMYSMGNFISGQRWKVNYDDPAYYREYTGDSIIMQLKLKKIDGILQSGMKASTVLITNYNEKNAPVIKRFTQEWAETLSEKERVYYLKRLELMKAYLPKLK; encoded by the coding sequence ATGAAAAAAAATCTTAAGTTTTATTATTTTTTATTTGCCTCGGCCGTCATATTATTCTCTTGTGCATCTATGTCAAAAGATATTCCAAATACAGAATCAACTGTGAGCGAAATAATATTGAGCTTTTCAGGCGATATTATGGCCCATGATGTTAACTTTAATATGAAAAATTATAATCGAATTTATGAGGATATAAGGGATATACTGTTAAACGATGACTTAACATTCGGAAACATTGAAACCCCTGTATGTGACGAAAAGCCGCTTTCATCATTTCCGTTTTTTAATGTACACAGTGATTATTTAAGAGCAGCAATAGATGGGGGCTTCGATGTTTTTTCCTTTGCCAATAATCATACCAACGATCAGGGCATTAAAGGAATAGACGGAACTATTAAAAGTTTTAACTCATTAAAAGAAGAGTATAAGAATAAAGAGCTTTTTTCTTCCGGTTTAAAAAATAAAGAAGGTGAAGATTTTAAACCTGTATTAATCGAAAAAAAAGACTGGAAAATTTTATTTTTATCGGTAACGGAACATATCAATTCTCATGACAAATCAAAGAATCGGCTTTACTACTCTGCACCTTCAAAAACAGGAAGGAAAAAGCTTATTTCAGCCATAAAAAAAATGAAAGAAGAAAATCCTTGCGATATTTTTATTCTGTCTCTTCATTTAAGCGAGGAGGAATACGGCCTTAAGGTTTTAGAAAGCAAAAAAACATGGTTTAAAGCCTTAGCGGATGCAGGAGTTGATATAGTCTGGGCTCATCACCCCCATGTTTTACAGGATTGGGAATTTACCGATACGGAATCCAATAAAAAGGCTTTTTTTATGTATTCCATGGGAAATTTTATTTCGGGTCAAAGGTGGAAGGTAAACTATGACGATCCTGCTTATTACAGGGAATATACCGGCGACTCAATAATAATGCAGTTAAAATTAAAAAAGATTGACGGAATCTTGCAGAGCGGAATGAAAGCGAGCACTGTTTTAATTACAAACTATAACGAAAAAAACGCTCCCGTTATAAAACGCTTTACTCAAGAATGGGCCGAGACCCTCTCCGAAAAGGAAAGGGTCTATTATCTTAAACGCCTTGAACTTATGAAGGCCTATTTACCTAAGCTAAAATAA
- a CDS encoding SUMF1/EgtB/PvdO family nonheme iron enzyme, whose amino-acid sequence MKKHKGKILVLFLAVLLVSVMSCENPFLKKMLVEEEKKNTVPPIEGSFEDTGDGFIKIIPPVNGVVGTEPEYTLPGYDADEQKCVFIEGRKVKLSPYKLGKTEVTYDLWYEVLAWAEHKGYTFANRGREGSAGTDGDAPTEAGKKEPVTMINWYDCIIWCNAYSHKTHNADTECVYRKSKTDSTVLKDATNKAECDAVYADMSKKGYRLPTEAEWEYAARWQGKDSTNADKCGDAYLTKLWSGSGMKKPIGFKGMTLPQGETWESLRDELTRVAVYKEWYNGTDWIDQTPAVTKTAAVGSKAANALGLYDMSGNVWEWCFDWLDFIEAGEVTDPQGAAAGKRRKRRVLRGGGVYSAEGCVIGERSDDGMPYRKSDVFGFRAACRP is encoded by the coding sequence ATGAAAAAGCATAAAGGTAAGATTTTAGTTTTATTTTTGGCGGTACTTTTGGTATCGGTCATGTCTTGTGAAAACCCGTTTTTAAAGAAGATGCTGGTTGAAGAGGAAAAGAAAAACACTGTACCTCCTATCGAAGGTTCTTTTGAAGACACGGGCGACGGTTTTATAAAAATAATCCCGCCTGTAAACGGCGTCGTAGGCACAGAACCTGAGTACACTTTGCCCGGGTACGATGCAGATGAACAGAAATGCGTATTTATTGAGGGACGGAAGGTAAAATTAAGCCCCTATAAGCTCGGTAAGACGGAGGTAACCTATGATCTCTGGTATGAAGTATTGGCTTGGGCAGAACATAAGGGCTACACCTTTGCAAACAGAGGCAGGGAAGGCAGTGCCGGAACAGACGGAGACGCCCCCACAGAGGCGGGAAAAAAAGAGCCGGTAACGATGATAAACTGGTACGACTGCATAATTTGGTGCAATGCGTATAGCCATAAAACGCACAATGCCGATACGGAATGTGTATACCGCAAAAGCAAAACCGACAGTACCGTATTAAAAGATGCAACAAATAAAGCCGAGTGTGATGCTGTCTATGCAGATATGAGTAAAAAAGGCTATCGCCTTCCTACCGAAGCGGAATGGGAATATGCAGCCCGCTGGCAGGGAAAAGACAGTACGAATGCCGACAAATGTGGCGATGCATATTTAACGAAACTCTGGAGCGGAAGCGGTATGAAAAAGCCCATAGGCTTTAAAGGGATGACTTTACCCCAAGGAGAAACGTGGGAAAGTTTACGGGACGAACTTACGAGAGTTGCCGTTTACAAAGAATGGTATAACGGAACTGACTGGATAGATCAAACACCTGCGGTAACTAAAACCGCAGCAGTAGGAAGCAAGGCTGCAAATGCACTTGGCCTTTATGACATGAGCGGAAATGTCTGGGAATGGTGTTTTGATTGGCTTGACTTTATAGAAGCTGGCGAGGTTACTGACCCGCAAGGTGCTGCTGCGGGGAAACGTCGCAAACGTCGCGTTTTACGCGGAGGCGGGGTCTACAGCGCGGAAGGCTGCGTTATAGGCGAGCGAAGCGACGACGGCATGCCTTACCGCAAAAGCGACGTGTTTGGCTTTCGTGCGGCGTGCCGGCCGTAA
- a CDS encoding adenylate/guanylate cyclase domain-containing protein, which translates to MVKCIRRVIVQKKVLFTITAIFMMLSVAAEISFNNLASSVQTFWADEKSGLPSNRIMDILQDSTGYIWLASYDGLMRFDGNNYTEFTEEEHGFTGLAPRFLYEDAEGTIWIGTNSTGLYSYKNKQFKKYGLESGLSNLSVRTIRFDKNNVMWVGTAGGLFRRKADGQFEHLDEGGKNIGIVFFIMPVDDKIFVGSNIEGLTVIQNGKIISLPYLQEIKDYTFSTAYVDTDGTLWFGTLSGKIIKIKNNSIKEIIDIKTLDGIGINRFLRTRDGNMYIATNKGIITLNGKEAEFFSEENGLPNNIVSCLCSDFEENLWAGMERGGLSKFSKGRFIDLASAESLPPTASNSVLEDMDKNIWIAKDDGAVCLKSSSLSKKRSDDIDNLLKMTEGNRIRQIREEADGSLYFSTYSDKGLLIFFKDGSIKSISKKDGLSGNSVRFTLRDSNGLLWIGTTSGPAVYHNGVITNFTKKDGLTNLFILCALESRNGSIWLGTDGSGAAELKVSLSEDRPKIKVERLLTREEGLIGNIVFRIVEDKDRNIWFSTSEGLSLYKDGIFYDANIAIGQKIISVYNVLYDTQGNLWIVAPKELILVKSDKFLQAVLNRHPAEGLVRYNRLDGLTGQLSANAWAHVTDKNTVYIPTLKGVAVCDPSYYVTNKHSPPVVIENVILDGNDFDLKENNFIIKPQVKRILFKFTALSYTVPERVRFEYKLEGYDNEWKSSGTTREIAYTNLSPGKYVFRVRAANNDGIINENGTGIEFYKEPFFYQTIWFDIFLILFIGGLIFSGVRIRFRALNKRAKELDRKVKEKTKELAEEKEKSDKLLRNTLPLPIIDELIETGTSKPKVYSAVSVLFADLVNFTKWSSANSPETVISELNNIFTHFDRIMDKFGCERIKTLGDGYMACCGFRGEEDHAFRLADAAIEMLSVIEDINKKNKSHFQVKIGIDSGKITGGIVGVHKYVFDIFGDVVNTTFRLEAATAPMACTVSEKTAAIIGDRYPLFKRPARELKGKGSVTTYYVRYKNTGNIKTFAELKELYEKLIQAFKEKDFDGCRKTLNLFDKTVLEPEMANNIRQIERVLSMN; encoded by the coding sequence ATGGTTAAGTGTATTAGACGGGTAATTGTACAAAAAAAAGTATTATTTACTATCACGGCAATTTTTATGATGCTTTCGGTTGCTGCCGAAATTTCTTTTAACAATTTGGCTTCTTCGGTACAGACCTTTTGGGCTGACGAAAAAAGCGGTTTGCCGTCAAACAGGATAATGGATATCCTGCAGGACAGTACAGGTTATATCTGGCTGGCTTCTTATGACGGGCTTATGCGCTTTGACGGTAATAACTATACCGAATTTACCGAAGAAGAGCATGGCTTTACAGGACTTGCACCTCGTTTCTTGTATGAAGATGCAGAAGGAACTATTTGGATAGGCACAAACTCTACAGGCTTATATTCATATAAAAACAAACAATTTAAAAAATACGGGCTTGAAAGCGGCCTTTCCAATCTTTCGGTGCGTACAATCAGATTCGATAAAAACAATGTAATGTGGGTAGGTACGGCAGGAGGATTATTTCGGCGTAAAGCTGACGGACAATTTGAGCATTTAGATGAAGGCGGTAAGAACATAGGTATTGTCTTTTTTATTATGCCTGTAGACGATAAAATCTTTGTAGGTTCCAATATAGAAGGTCTTACGGTCATTCAAAACGGCAAAATAATAAGCCTTCCGTATTTACAGGAAATAAAAGATTATACCTTTTCGACAGCCTATGTCGATACCGACGGTACCCTTTGGTTCGGTACACTCAGCGGAAAAATTATCAAGATAAAAAACAACTCCATAAAAGAAATCATAGATATTAAAACCCTTGACGGTATCGGTATAAACCGTTTTTTGCGTACCAGAGACGGTAATATGTACATTGCCACCAATAAGGGTATTATAACGCTTAACGGCAAAGAGGCCGAATTCTTCTCGGAAGAAAACGGCTTACCCAATAATATCGTCTCATGTTTATGTTCCGATTTTGAAGAAAACCTTTGGGCAGGTATGGAGCGCGGCGGTTTGTCAAAATTCAGCAAGGGCCGTTTTATCGATCTTGCCAGTGCGGAATCCCTGCCGCCCACTGCTTCAAATTCCGTTTTGGAAGATATGGATAAAAATATATGGATAGCCAAGGATGACGGTGCCGTATGTTTAAAAAGCTCTTCACTTTCAAAAAAGCGTTCCGATGATATTGATAATCTTCTTAAAATGACCGAGGGTAACCGCATAAGACAAATACGGGAAGAAGCCGACGGCTCTTTATATTTTTCTACCTATTCGGATAAGGGGCTCCTTATTTTTTTTAAGGACGGCAGTATAAAAAGCATTTCAAAAAAAGACGGCCTTTCGGGTAACAGTGTACGTTTTACGTTGCGTGACTCCAATGGGCTTTTGTGGATAGGAACCACCTCGGGCCCTGCCGTTTATCATAATGGTGTAATCACGAATTTTACCAAAAAAGATGGCCTGACCAACCTGTTTATCCTCTGTGCTTTGGAAAGCCGGAATGGTAGTATCTGGCTCGGCACGGACGGAAGCGGTGCAGCGGAACTTAAGGTTTCTCTTTCAGAAGATAGACCTAAAATTAAAGTGGAGAGACTATTAACAAGGGAAGAAGGGCTTATAGGAAACATTGTTTTCCGCATTGTCGAAGATAAAGACAGAAATATTTGGTTTTCTACCAGTGAGGGGTTAAGTCTTTATAAGGACGGCATTTTTTACGATGCAAATATTGCAATAGGTCAAAAAATTATCAGTGTATATAACGTCCTCTATGACACTCAGGGAAACCTTTGGATTGTGGCACCCAAGGAACTTATTTTGGTTAAATCCGATAAATTTTTGCAGGCTGTTTTAAACCGGCATCCTGCTGAGGGTCTTGTCCGATATAACAGGCTGGACGGGCTTACGGGGCAGTTATCTGCAAATGCTTGGGCTCATGTAACCGATAAAAATACCGTATACATTCCGACCCTAAAAGGTGTTGCCGTCTGCGATCCGTCTTATTATGTTACAAATAAACATTCCCCTCCCGTCGTTATAGAAAACGTTATTTTGGACGGCAATGATTTTGACTTAAAAGAAAATAACTTTATTATAAAACCTCAAGTTAAACGTATTCTTTTTAAATTTACCGCCCTCAGTTATACCGTACCGGAAAGAGTCCGTTTTGAATACAAGCTGGAGGGTTACGACAACGAATGGAAGTCCTCAGGAACAACACGCGAAATAGCCTACACAAACCTTTCTCCGGGAAAATATGTGTTCAGGGTAAGAGCCGCCAATAATGACGGAATTATAAACGAAAACGGCACAGGTATAGAATTTTATAAAGAACCCTTTTTCTATCAGACGATTTGGTTCGATATTTTTTTAATTCTTTTTATAGGCGGTCTCATTTTTTCGGGAGTACGGATAAGGTTTAGAGCCTTAAATAAAAGAGCCAAGGAGCTTGACAGAAAGGTAAAAGAGAAGACTAAGGAACTGGCAGAAGAAAAAGAAAAAAGCGATAAGCTTTTAAGAAACACCCTGCCCCTTCCCATTATTGACGAGTTAATTGAAACGGGAACCTCAAAGCCGAAAGTTTATTCTGCCGTGAGTGTCTTATTCGCCGACCTTGTCAATTTTACAAAATGGTCAAGTGCCAACTCGCCCGAAACCGTTATTTCGGAGTTAAACAATATATTTACGCATTTTGACCGCATTATGGATAAATTCGGCTGTGAAAGGATTAAGACCTTGGGAGACGGCTACATGGCTTGCTGCGGTTTTAGAGGAGAAGAAGATCACGCCTTCCGTTTGGCCGATGCTGCGATTGAAATGCTCTCTGTGATTGAGGACATCAACAAAAAGAATAAATCTCATTTTCAGGTAAAAATAGGCATCGATTCGGGAAAGATAACGGGAGGCATCGTTGGTGTTCATAAGTATGTTTTCGATATTTTCGGAGATGTAGTAAATACTACCTTTAGGCTTGAAGCGGCAACGGCTCCTATGGCCTGTACCGTTTCCGAAAAAACGGCTGCAATAATAGGCGATAGGTATCCTCTTTTTAAACGTCCAGCTAGGGAGTTAAAAGGAAAAGGAAGTGTAACAACTTATTATGTGCGCTATAAAAATACAGGCAATATAAAGACTTTTGCAGAGCTTAAAGAATTATACGAAAAACTGATACAAGCCTTTAAGGAAAAAGATTTTGACGGCTGCCGTAAGACTCTTAATCTTTTTGATAAGACGGTTTTGGAACCTGAAATGGCAAACAATATTAGGCAAATTGAAAGAGTTCTATCTATGAATTGA
- the ppdK gene encoding pyruvate, phosphate dikinase encodes MAKSKYVYFFGGGSAEGNGTMKEVLGGKGAGLAEMTAIGLPVPAGFTITTEVCEEYYKNNRKYPAELTAQVESYLSKLEKITGKKLGDKKDPLLVSVRSGAPVSMPGMMETILNLGLNDQSVQGLAEKTGNLRFALDAYRRFILMYGSTAMNIEREKFDKILDDVKEKRTKKRLNLAQTAKVSDTDVNEPELQEVIDRSKKLYEKEIKAPFPQDPIKQLWGAIGAVFGSWMSDKAVTYRRVENIVGIRGTAVNVMQMVFGNKGDNSGTGVCFTRDPNSGKNDFYGEYLFNAQGEDVVAGIRTPIKLDVFAKEDTAAYKKLCDARKILEKHYKDMQDMEFTVEEGELYMLQCRTGKRLPAAAFQMAVDMVEEKLITKEEAVSRIKASDIEGVFYKALDYSKASDLKAAHLVDGIPAVPGAACGIICLSAEAAEAAAEAGKRAVLVRHETSPEDVGGMHAAEGILTATGGKTSHAAVVARGWGKCCIVGCENLRIDYEKKEISAKGIILKEGDYITLDGSKGAVYKGELPLITPKPPAAYKKIMEWVDQIRKIRVRTNADTPEDAKIAIGHGAQGIGLCRTEHMFFSDDSRIQAIREMIIAENKEAREKALKKLLPYQTKDFEGIFKAMNGYPVTIRLIDPPLHEFVPHDKEGQQKLAEKLNISFASVKNRVDQLTEANPMLGHRGCRLSITYPEILEMQVTAIINAACTVQKKGVDVLPEIMIPLTIDPKEFKILEKRIRAVADDIIEKKAKDKKLKYMVGTMIETPRAALLADKIAEYAEFFSFGTNDLTQMTIGISRDDAGKFLPEYVDENKAGVFKADPFQSLDQEGVGILVASAIQKGREVKKHLEIGVCGEHGGDLNSVKFFCREGMDYVSASPLRVPIARLAAAQAEVEASKAKAGVKQPAKTSEKTKSKTAKKSAKK; translated from the coding sequence ATGGCAAAGTCAAAATATGTATATTTTTTTGGCGGAGGTAGCGCTGAGGGTAATGGTACGATGAAGGAAGTATTGGGAGGTAAGGGTGCCGGCCTGGCCGAAATGACGGCTATAGGGCTTCCTGTTCCTGCGGGTTTTACTATTACAACCGAGGTTTGCGAAGAGTATTATAAAAATAACAGAAAGTATCCTGCCGAACTAACAGCTCAAGTAGAGTCTTATCTTTCAAAGCTGGAAAAAATTACCGGGAAAAAACTTGGGGACAAAAAAGATCCTCTATTGGTATCGGTTCGATCCGGAGCTCCCGTTTCGATGCCCGGAATGATGGAAACAATTTTAAACTTAGGGTTAAATGATCAATCTGTTCAAGGTTTAGCCGAAAAGACAGGTAATTTAAGATTTGCCCTTGATGCTTATCGCCGATTTATTTTAATGTACGGTTCCACGGCAATGAACATTGAACGTGAAAAATTCGATAAAATTCTTGATGATGTAAAAGAAAAAAGAACAAAGAAGCGTCTTAATCTTGCTCAAACTGCAAAGGTTTCCGATACCGATGTAAATGAACCTGAATTGCAGGAAGTTATCGATAGGTCTAAAAAACTTTACGAAAAAGAAATAAAAGCTCCATTTCCTCAAGATCCTATAAAACAGCTTTGGGGTGCTATCGGAGCCGTTTTCGGTTCTTGGATGTCAGACAAGGCCGTTACTTACCGAAGGGTTGAAAACATTGTCGGTATCAGAGGTACGGCTGTAAATGTTATGCAGATGGTCTTCGGAAACAAGGGTGATAATTCCGGAACAGGAGTTTGTTTTACAAGGGATCCTAACTCCGGTAAAAACGACTTTTATGGTGAATACCTCTTTAATGCCCAAGGTGAGGATGTTGTTGCAGGAATTAGAACACCCATTAAGCTCGATGTATTTGCAAAAGAAGATACAGCTGCCTATAAAAAACTTTGCGATGCACGCAAAATCTTAGAAAAACATTACAAAGATATGCAGGATATGGAATTCACTGTTGAAGAAGGTGAATTATACATGCTTCAGTGCCGAACAGGTAAGAGACTTCCTGCCGCAGCCTTCCAGATGGCTGTAGATATGGTTGAAGAAAAACTTATAACCAAAGAAGAAGCCGTCAGCCGCATTAAGGCTTCGGATATTGAAGGTGTCTTCTACAAGGCCTTGGATTATTCGAAGGCTTCCGATTTAAAAGCCGCCCATCTTGTAGACGGTATTCCTGCCGTTCCGGGAGCAGCCTGCGGTATTATCTGTCTTTCTGCAGAAGCTGCCGAAGCAGCGGCAGAAGCGGGCAAAAGAGCTGTTTTAGTCCGCCATGAAACAAGCCCCGAAGATGTAGGCGGTATGCATGCTGCCGAGGGTATTTTAACCGCAACCGGAGGAAAAACCAGCCATGCTGCCGTAGTTGCCAGAGGTTGGGGAAAATGCTGTATCGTCGGCTGTGAAAATTTAAGAATCGATTACGAGAAAAAAGAAATTTCGGCCAAGGGCATAATCTTAAAAGAAGGCGATTATATTACCTTGGACGGCTCAAAAGGAGCTGTTTATAAGGGCGAATTACCCTTGATTACACCCAAGCCTCCTGCAGCCTATAAAAAAATCATGGAATGGGTTGATCAAATCCGAAAAATAAGAGTAAGAACAAATGCCGATACTCCTGAAGATGCAAAGATTGCCATCGGCCACGGAGCACAGGGAATAGGCCTTTGCCGAACCGAACATATGTTCTTTAGCGATGATAGCAGGATACAGGCCATCCGTGAAATGATTATTGCTGAAAACAAAGAAGCAAGGGAAAAGGCTCTAAAAAAACTTCTTCCTTATCAGACAAAGGACTTTGAGGGTATCTTTAAGGCCATGAATGGTTATCCCGTAACAATCCGCTTGATTGACCCGCCCTTACACGAATTTGTGCCTCATGACAAAGAAGGTCAACAAAAATTAGCCGAAAAGCTTAATATAAGTTTTGCAAGCGTTAAAAACCGCGTAGACCAGCTTACCGAAGCAAACCCCATGTTGGGACACAGGGGCTGCCGCTTGAGCATAACCTATCCTGAAATTCTTGAAATGCAGGTTACTGCAATTATCAATGCCGCCTGCACAGTTCAAAAAAAAGGTGTTGATGTTTTACCCGAAATAATGATTCCTCTTACAATTGATCCAAAAGAATTTAAGATTTTGGAAAAGAGGATTCGGGCTGTTGCAGACGATATAATCGAGAAAAAGGCTAAGGATAAAAAACTTAAGTACATGGTAGGTACAATGATTGAAACGCCTCGAGCAGCCTTACTGGCCGACAAGATTGCAGAATATGCAGAGTTTTTCTCCTTCGGTACAAACGACCTTACACAGATGACAATAGGTATAAGCCGTGATGATGCCGGTAAATTCTTACCTGAATATGTAGATGAAAACAAGGCCGGTGTCTTTAAGGCCGATCCATTCCAGTCATTGGATCAAGAAGGTGTAGGTATCTTGGTAGCTTCAGCTATTCAAAAGGGTAGGGAAGTTAAAAAGCACCTTGAAATAGGTGTTTGCGGTGAACACGGAGGCGACTTGAATTCGGTTAAGTTTTTCTGTAGAGAAGGAATGGACTATGTTTCCGCGTCGCCCTTACGCGTTCCTATAGCAAGACTCGCCGCAGCTCAGGCTGAAGTTGAAGCTTCAAAAGCCAAGGCTGGGGTAAAACAGCCGGCTAAGACTTCCGAAAAAACAAAGTCTAAAACCGCTAAAAAGTCTGCTAAAAAATAA